A segment of the Collimonas fungivorans genome:
CCTGCATACCAACGACGCGCCGTCGGCGGTGATGCGCCTGCTGGAACTGGGCGTGCCGTACTACCTGCTGGAAACCACCTTGATCGGCATCATGGCGCAACGCCTGGTGCGCACCCTGTGCACCCACTGCAAGAGCGCCGACGGCCAGGTCGCCGACGATGTCTGGGCCACGCTGGTGGAAAACTGGAACGTGCCCAAGCCGGCCAACCTCTACCATCCGGTCGGCTGCCCGGAATGCCGTCAGACCGGCTACCGCGGCCGCACCGGCTTGTACGAACTGCTGACCGTGACCCAGCCGTTCTCGAAACTGATCCAGACCGAGACCGACATCCATGCGCTGAAACAGCAAAGCATCCGCGACGGCATGAAACCGCTGCGCCTGGCCGGCGCGCTGAAGGTGCTGGAAGGCGTGACCACGGTGGAAGAAGTCTTGAAAGTGACCTCGGCGCTGACCTGAAACGGCAATCCGCCGGCATCGCTGCAATCGATAAAGGGCTGCCCGTCTGCGCGACGGGCAGCCCTTTTGTCCGTTTGCCATCGTTCCGGCTGTGCTGCTGCCGAAATTATTAAATCCGGAACTGATTTCCAATAGACAATGATTTAACCTTTGCGTAAGCTAAGGCACGCTGTTGCCGGCGTCGCTTTCCGGGCTAGTCAATTTGCTTGAAAGCGGCGTCAGCACTGGCTCAGGGAGATGTGTGTATTTTGCAATACAGGGAGTAGTCTGCAACGAATAGTTTGCAATAAAAAAGACAGGCGGGAAATCCGCTCCGACCATACGCAGTCAAATCCGGATAAAAATAATGAAATTGACACAATTTAATTTCGTCACGGTAGCACTTGTCTTCAGCCTTATCAGTTCCGCCTTCGCACAGGAAGATCCAACCCTGTTCCTGAACCGCGCCAACGCCAGGATCGCCAAGGCGATGGCCTTCAAAACCAGCTGGGACGGTCCCACCAGCGGCCCCCGAATCGCAGCGCAAAAAAAATCGATTGTACTGATCGCCTCGAACCTGAAGAACAACAGCGTCCTGCGCGTCACCAACGGCGTCAAGGAAGCTGCGGCGGTAGCGGGCTGGGACGTGTTCGTGATCGATTGCTGGGGCGTCAACAGCAAACACGCGGAAGCGTTCAGCCGGGCGCTGGCGCTGAAACCGAACGGCATCGTCCTGGCCGGCATCGACGCCAACGAACAGCCCAAGGAAATGAATGCCGCCAATACCCAGGGCGTGCCGGTGGTCGGCTGGCACGCCTCTACCAGGATAGGTCCGAGCGACGGCCTGTTTACCAATGTCACCGCCGATCCCAAGGAAGAGGCGACAATCGCGACCCTGCTGGGCGTAGTCAACTCCAACGGCAAGGCCGGGGTGGTCGTCTTCACCGACCCCAACAGCCTGTACGCCCAGTCTAAATCGAATGAAGTGGCGGCGGTGGTCAAGCAGTGCCGCAGCTGCACCCTGCTCAGCGTGGAAGCATTGCCGGCCACTACCACGGCCGACAAGATGCCGGCCCTGCTGACTGCGCTGGCGCAGCGCTTCGGCAAGAAATGGACGCACATCATCGGCGTCAACGACAACTACCTTGACCTGCTGGCGACGCCGGCCGCGGCGGCGATCATCGCCAGCAACAAGATCGAGGCGCTGTCCGCCGGCGAAGGTTCCGAATCGGCCTACCAGCGCATCCGCAGCAAGACGGTCCAGCTCTCCACCGTGCCCGAACCGTTCAGCCTGCAGGGCTGGCAAATCGTCGACGAACTGAACCGTTCGTTCTCCGGCGAGAAAGCCAGTTCCTACGCCACGCCGGCCTACCTGGTCACGGAGCAGAACATTGCATTCCATGGCGGCCAGCAAAATACCTTCGAACCGAATAACGGCTACCGCAACGAATACAAGAAAATCTGGGGGAAATAAAGCGATTGGCTGGCGCCCGCGCGATGGAGGTAGAATCGCCAGCGTAGTGCTTCGCAAATGATGAAACCACATAAGCACCGCTTTTTTGCGCCATGCGTCGTTGCAAATCCTCGCGATAGCACCACTATCGCTCCGGTTTGCGCCTAGCCTGGCACAAAAAATCGGCACTTCTGTGGCTCCCCCATTTACGAAGCACTACACTGACAGCTCCGTTCAACGATGGCTCAAGGAGGAATCCCATGCACCCCCGAAGAATCCTTATCGCGCAAGGCGGCGGCCCGACCGCCGTCATCAACCAGTCCCTGGCGGGAGTAGTGCTGGCGGCGCGCGGCGTGTCCGATGTCGACCTGGTGTACGGCGCCCGCAATGGCGTGCGCGGCATCGTCAACGAAGACTTCCTCGACCTGGGCCAGGAAACCGGCGCCAACCTGGAGCTGGTGGCGAACACCCCGTCTTCCGCGCTGGGATCGACGCGCGACAAACCCGACCTCAAGTATTGCCAGGAAATCATCCAGGTGCTGCAGGCGCACCAGATCAATCACTTCTTCTACATAGGCGGCAACGACTCCTCCGATACCCTGCGCATCCTCAGCCTGGAAGCGGAAAAACTGGCCTTTCCCCTGCGCTGCATCCATATACCGAAGACCATCGACAACGACCTGGTCAGCAACGATCACACGCCGGGTTTCCCGTCGGCCGCGCGCTTCGTGGCGCAGGCCTTCGCCGGCGCCAACCTGGATAACGCCGCCCTGCCCGGCGTCTATGTCGGTGTAGTGATGGGCCGGCATGCAGGTTTCCTGACAGCGGCGTCAGCGCTGGGCCGGAAATTTGCCGATGACGGGCCGCACCTGATCTACCTGCCGGAACGGGTCTTTGTGCTGGAAAATTTCCTGGCCGATGTGAAGCAGGCTTACCAGCGTTTCGGCCGCTGCGTGATCGCCGTCTCGGAAGGCATACACGACGCATCCGGCACGCCTATCGCCAGCCTGCTGGCGAAGACGGTGGAGCGCGACGACCATGGCAACGTGCAGCTGTCCGGCAACGGCGCCCTGGCTGACCTGCTGTGCGAAGAGATCAAGTCGAAGCTGAACATCAAGCGCGTGCGCGGCGACACCTTCGGTTACCTGCAGCGCTCCTTCATGGGTTGCGTCTCGGACGTGGACCAGCGCGAAGCGCGCGAAGTCGGCGAAAAAGCGCTGGAATTTGCAATCCACGACAAGCGCAACGGCACAGTCGCCATCAAGCGCAGCGGTGCTTATTCGATCAACTACGCGGTCAACTATGAATTGCTGGACCTGGATGTGGTGGCAGGCAAGACCCGGGTCATGGAAGACGAGCTGATCGCCGCCAGCGGCACCGACGTCACCGATGCCTTC
Coding sequences within it:
- a CDS encoding 6-phosphofructokinase codes for the protein MHPRRILIAQGGGPTAVINQSLAGVVLAARGVSDVDLVYGARNGVRGIVNEDFLDLGQETGANLELVANTPSSALGSTRDKPDLKYCQEIIQVLQAHQINHFFYIGGNDSSDTLRILSLEAEKLAFPLRCIHIPKTIDNDLVSNDHTPGFPSAARFVAQAFAGANLDNAALPGVYVGVVMGRHAGFLTAASALGRKFADDGPHLIYLPERVFVLENFLADVKQAYQRFGRCVIAVSEGIHDASGTPIASLLAKTVERDDHGNVQLSGNGALADLLCEEIKSKLNIKRVRGDTFGYLQRSFMGCVSDVDQREAREVGEKALEFAIHDKRNGTVAIKRSGAYSINYAVNYELLDLDVVAGKTRVMEDELIAASGTDVTDAFRLYLQPLLGSGMPDGFRLRSPAVAKIRNAG
- a CDS encoding substrate-binding domain-containing protein, whose translation is MKLTQFNFVTVALVFSLISSAFAQEDPTLFLNRANARIAKAMAFKTSWDGPTSGPRIAAQKKSIVLIASNLKNNSVLRVTNGVKEAAAVAGWDVFVIDCWGVNSKHAEAFSRALALKPNGIVLAGIDANEQPKEMNAANTQGVPVVGWHASTRIGPSDGLFTNVTADPKEEATIATLLGVVNSNGKAGVVVFTDPNSLYAQSKSNEVAAVVKQCRSCTLLSVEALPATTTADKMPALLTALAQRFGKKWTHIIGVNDNYLDLLATPAAAAIIASNKIEALSAGEGSESAYQRIRSKTVQLSTVPEPFSLQGWQIVDELNRSFSGEKASSYATPAYLVTEQNIAFHGGQQNTFEPNNGYRNEYKKIWGK